The DNA sequence GTCCAGCACCGTCGTCCTGACCTTGAGACCCGGGACGCGCTTCTCGATGCCCCCCGTTATCGTCTTCATCAGCACGCCGTCCGGACCGGTGAACAGGGTCCAGTACTGGATGTCGTCCGCGCTGGTGACGCTTCCGGCGAGGGAACCGCAGCCGCTGAGCGCGGAGGCCGTGACGGCCGCACCCGCGCCGTACACCGCCCCTCTCAGCAGACCGCGCCGTGACAGACCGCTCATCGCCCCTCCTCACCGGACGGGCGCTCGAAGGCGGCGGGACGCTGCTGGGCCGCGCGCAACCGGGCCACATCGAGCTTCTCGCCGCGGTCGAAGCGGTAGACGCCGTTCTGTTCCTGGAAGACGTCGGTGAGCTGGGTGTAGCAGTAGCCGAACATCAGCGGGTCGTCCAGCAGCGCCGCGGTCAGTCCGGCGAACCGCTCGTGGAACTCCTCCTCGGTCCGCGGCCGCTGCCCGTAGCCCCAGGACACCTGGCGGTCGTCACCGGCCGCGGCCGCCGCCTCCTCCGGATTCCACCAGATGCCGCCGAACTCGCTGCAGAAGTAGGGCTGGCCCCGGTAGGGCACCGACCACACCGCGTCGGTGTTCTCCTTCTCGGGGTTGGCGCGGGTGTCGGGGTTGATGAGCGGCTGGTCCTTGTCCAGTCCCGCCATCTGGCGGCGGAACTCCCGCGGGTCCTGTTCATAGCTGTGCGAGTCGTACACATCGGTCTCGAGCACGCGGTGGGAGTAGCCGGAGGCGTCCAGGACCGGGCGGGAGGTGTCGGCGGCCTTCGTGGCCAGGAACATGCCCCGGGTGACATCGTCCAGCACGCTCTGGCGGTCGTGGAGCTCCTGGTGCGTCTCGTTGAGCGGGCACCAGCCGACGATCGACGGATGGGAGTAGTCCCGCTCCACGGCCTCCAGCCACTGGGTGATGAAGCCGGCGGTCGGCTGCTGGTTGTCCCGGGTGGTGTGCTTGGTACCGGAGCCCCAGTCGCCGAACTCGCCCCAGACGAGATAGCCGAGCCGGTCCGCGTGGTGCAGGAAACGCTCCTCGAACACCTTCTGGTGCAGCCGGGCCCCGTTGAACCCCGCCGCCAGCGACAGCTCGATGTCCCGGACCAGGGCGGCGTCGTCGGGGGCGGTCATCAGCCCGTCGGGGTACCAGCCCTGGTCGAGGACGAGCCGCTGGAAGACCGGGCGGCCGTTCAGCAGCAGCCGCTTGCCGTCGATGGCCACCGACCGCAGCCCGGCGGTGCACTCGGCGCGGTCCACGGTGGCTCCGTCGGCGTCCAGCAGCTCGATCCGCACCCGGTACAGGTGGGGGTCCTCCGGGGACCACGGCCGGCACCGGTCCTCGGGCAGCGTGAGCACCATACGGGGGGCCAGGTCGAGGTCGGCGCGCACCGTCGCCTCGGCCACCGACTCGCCGTCCGCGTCGGTCACCCGGGCCGTGATCCGGTGGCCCGGACGGTTGGCGCTGAGCGGCAGTTCGAGGTGGAAGGCCCCGGACGCGAGGTCGGGGGTGATCCGGGGCCTGCGCAGATGGACCGCGGACACCGGCTCCATCCAGACCGTCTGCCAGATACCGGTGGTGCGGGTGTAGTGGGCGGCGTGGTTGGCGTACTCGGTGGACTGTTTGCCGCGCGCCTGCGGGCCGTGCCGGGCGTCCCGGGCCCGTACGACGATCACCATCTCGGTCCCGCCGTCCACCTCGCCGAGGTCGGCGGTGAAGGAGGTGAAACCGCCGCTGTGCCGGGCGACTTCGCGGCCGTCGGCCCAGACGGTGGCGTCGTGGTCGACGGCCCCGAAGTGCAGCAGTACCCGCCGGCCGGACCAGTCGGCCGGGATGTGGACCGTGCGCCGGTACCAGACCGCGGGGTGGAAGTCGGTGTCACCGATCCCCGACAGCTCGGACTCGGGGCAGAACGGGACCAGGATCCGCCCGCTCAACTCCTGGTGGACCAGCCCGCGCTCGAGACCGCTGTCGCCGGGATCGAAGGCGAACTGCCAGGTGCCGTTGAGATTGAGCCATTCTTCCCGGACGAAGCTTGGACGGGGATATTCGGGTCGTGGAACGGCGTTCGACACTTCGGTCGAGGGGTTGTCGGTGTGAGCCATGGAAACTCCGGGAAGGGGCGAGGGATTGGGTCGGGCAAAGGTATGCCATCACCCGTTTACATCGTTGTAAAGATCTCGCGCACCATCTTTTCCCACGATCGTGGAACGCCGTCGGCGGGAGCGGCTACACCTCGCCCTTCCGCACCTTGTACAGCTCGATGTCCTTGTTGGCGAACAGGTGCACATAGCCGCAGTTCCAGCAGATCAGCCCGGTGGCCGACTCATTGGCCCAGGCGAAGTTGAACAGCTCCATGCCGGTGCTGTTGAGCTTCACCTCGCGATCCCGGAACAGGTCGCCCTTGCAGAACACACAGGTGATCCACACGTCTCCGAGAGCCGCGCGTACCGGCTTGGCCACGATCTCCACCTTTTCCGGCCACCGAAGCGGCCCCCGTCCCGAACTGACACGTGCCGATCAGCATAGGACGGGGGCTCGCTCGCGCCGTCAGCCGCGGTAGGTGCGCACGTAGTCGAACCGCGCGACCGCGCCTTCGGTGTTCTGCGCGACCAGGCCGATCCTGAGCTTGCTCACGGTGGGGAGGGTCCAGACGCCGGTGCGGACCCAGTGCACACCGTCCGTGCTGGTGGCGGCGCGCACCTCGGTCTCGTCCCGTGCGGTGTCGGCGTGATACGACAGCCGCATCCACAGGGTGCCCGCGGGCGGACCGCCGAACATCGGCCCGTAGGCCACCGGGGTCGGCGGTGTGGTGGTGGGGCGTTCGCCCTCCTTCGCGAACTCGGTGACGTGTGTCAGCTTCCCGTCGGTGTGGCTCACCGGGAGCACCGCGTGCACCAGCTTCACATAGCGGTCGTCGGTCCCGTACAGGACCATTCCGGCCTGCTGATTGGACCGCCCCGGATCGAAGCGGAGCCTGGTCTGCACGGTGTAGTCGCCCCGGGGAGCGTCCCGGGTCAGCACCGACGCCGTATTGGTGCCCAGATGGAGTTCGCCGCCCTGCGTCGGCCAGGACAGGGCCCCGTCGGCCATCGTGACCCCGGGCGCCGGGCCGCGCACCCAGGACCACGGGGAATCCGCGGTGGTGCCGGGAACGGCGGTGGAGCCGAAGTCGTCGCTGTAGGCGGGCAGCAGCCGGCCCGGCCCGGGGTCGGGGACGCGGTCGGTGACCGGTGTGTACAGCGCCGTGGCCGCCACGTTGTCGGCGGCCGCCCCGGCGCCGCGCGCGGCGACGCCGACCGGGCCGGAGCGGACCGCGCGGGCGGGCAGCGGGCGCTCCTGGGTGGCCACCGCGTCCCGCAGCCGGTCCGCGCTCACCTCCACGGTCATCCGGGTGCCGCGGATCTCGGCCGTCACGTTGTGCCAGGTGTCCCAGGCGAAGTCCGGCGGCAGCGGGGTGGTACGGGTGCCGACGTCGCGGCCGGCCACCCGCACGTCCGTCACCAGCGCGTCGCGCTTCCGGTCCAGCCAGGCGACCACGTAGTCGTCCGGGCCGGTGTAGGCGGCCAGCAGTCCGGCCGCGCCGGTGGCCGAGGGCACCCGCAGGTCGGCCTCGGCGCGCCGGGCCGCGGGGGCCGACCGGTCCGAGACCAGATAGGCGGGGCCGGTGGCGTTCTGGCCGAGGGTGGCGAAGCCCCGCGCGTCCCGCTCGTGCCCGACGGTCCAGCCGCCCGTGCCGGAGCCGCCCGTGCCGTGCCAGCCCTTCAGCGAGCCGTCGTTGAAGGTGCCGCCCGCGGCCGGGGAGGTCACCGGGGCCCGCTGGGCGCCCTGGGAGGGGCCGGCCCCGGCCCGTACCACCGGCCAGCCGTCGATCCAGTCCAGCCGGTCGATCAGCATGGGCCGCCGGCTGAGCTGGCGGTCGATACCGGGAACGAGGTCCAGGTCCGGGTCGTCGGCCGGGATGGCGTGGTAGACGAGCCAGTCCTGGCCCGACAGGTCGGTCTGGAGCGCGTTGTGCCCCGGCCCGATCCACCCGTTGCCGCCGGCGCTCAGCACCACGCCGCCCTTGCTGGTGGCCGTCATCAGGTCGACGCCCTGGTCGTCGGTGAAGGGGCCGGTCGGGCTGGTCGCGCGGCCCACCTTGACCTGGTAGCCGCTGTAGGCGCCGTCGCAGCAGCCCGCGTCGGAGTAGAAGAGGTAGTAGTAGCCGTCGCGGCGGACCACGAAACCGCCCTCCATGCGGCGGCCCTGCGCGACCTCGGTGACCGTGCCCTCGACGCGGGTGCGGTCGTCGTTCATCTTCGCCACGCAGATGGTGTCGTAGCTGCCCCAGTACAGATACGGTTGGCCGCCGACGTCGGTGAACTGCGCCTGGTCGATGTCCCCGGTGGCGCAGCCGCTGTCGTCCGCCAGCACCGCGCCCCGGTCGGTCCACGGACCGGTGGGTGTGGGGGCGGTGGCCACGCCGACGGTGTCCTTGCCGGGCACCGAGTAGTAGAGGGTGTAGTGGCCGTCCGCGTAGCGGATGTCCGGCGCCCACAGCCGGGAACCGTGGTGCCAGGCGGGCTGGGTGGCGGGGGTGAAGACCTCGCCGGCGTAACTCCAGTGCGCCATGTCGGCCGACTTCAGGATCGGCAGCATCCGCTCGCCGGTCTCGCCCTTGGTCTGGAAGACCGGGTTCTGGGTGCCGTAGGCGTACCAGTAGCCGTCCTTGCCGCGGATCATCGTGGGGTCGGGGAAGGTGTCGACGACACCGGAGGTGACCGGGTTCCGGTACGTCGCCGACGCCGCCGGCCGGTGGGCCGCCGCGCCGGCCGTGGCCTGCTGCGCGGCGGGTGGCAGGGTGGCGATCAGCACCCCGGCGAGCGCGGTGACGACCTTGGCCGTGACGCTCGTTCTCCGGGTCATGGCCGGGCGCCTTCCTGCTCGGAGGACTCGAAGGAGCTCAGGGTGGGGTCGTAGTCCAGGGCGCCGATGTCGTACATCGGGGTCATCCAGTGGTAGAAGTTGTCGCCGCGCTCCCGGAGCAGGTCGTACAGGCGGCGCATCATCCGGCGGCGGACACCGGCCAGCTCCGGGTGCTCATAGCGGTTGGACAGCTCGTGCGGGTCGGCGTCGAGGTCGTACAGCTCGTTGACCGACTCGGGGTTGACGACCAGCTTGTACCGGTCCTCGCGCAGCATCCGCTGCGGGTAGGGGAAGTGGTGGCCGTGGAACTCGGCCAGCAACTCCTGTGGCCAGTTGGGGTGTTCGCCGCGCACCAGCGGGAGCAGGCTGCGGCTGTCGGTGGCGGGGGAGGGGTCGCAGCCGGCCAGCTCCAGGATGGTCGCCGTGCAGTCGGTGAGGGATACGAACTCCTGCCGCACCTGCGGTTCCTGGCCGGGGACGCGGATGATGCCGGGGATGCGGTAGATGTCCTCGTACATCGCCGGGCCCTTGTCGTGCAGCCGGTGGGCGCCGGTGAACTCGCCGTGGTCGGCGGTGAAGAACACGGACGTGTCGTCGGTGAGCCCCAGTTCGTCGAGGCGGGTGAGGATGCGGCCGATCTGTTCGTCGATCAGGGTGACATAGCCCCAGTACACGGCGATCAGTTTGCGGGTGACCTCGATCGGCATGGTGTCGAAGGTCCAGTGCGCGCTGTAGTTGCGCTGCACCGGCGGCTTGCCCTCGAAGGTCTCCGCGATCGACGGAGGCAGCTCCACCAGGGCGGGGTCGTACATGTCGTAGTACTCGTCGGGCAGCAGATACGGCAGATGCGGCCCGAAGAAGTGGGTGGCCAGGTAGAAGGGGCGGCCGTCGGCCGCGTACTTGTCCAGCTGCTCGATCGCACGGGTGGCGAGGTAGTGCTCGAAGGTCGCCTCCACGGGCTGCTGGAGGCGGGCGGCGAGCAGGTTCCCCGGGTTGCCGTTGGGGGTGGTGCCGCGCACCAGATCGCTGATGCGGTACGGAGGCAGGCCGCGTTCCTCCAGGTAGGCCAGGTAGTCCGGATGGTCCACCGGGTTGTGCCAGCCGGGCAGATCGGGTCCGTCGAAGCCGTAGGAGGCGGCGTTGCGGTGGGT is a window from the Streptomyces luomodiensis genome containing:
- a CDS encoding glycoside hydrolase family 2 protein; protein product: MAHTDNPSTEVSNAVPRPEYPRPSFVREEWLNLNGTWQFAFDPGDSGLERGLVHQELSGRILVPFCPESELSGIGDTDFHPAVWYRRTVHIPADWSGRRVLLHFGAVDHDATVWADGREVARHSGGFTSFTADLGEVDGGTEMVIVVRARDARHGPQARGKQSTEYANHAAHYTRTTGIWQTVWMEPVSAVHLRRPRITPDLASGAFHLELPLSANRPGHRITARVTDADGESVAEATVRADLDLAPRMVLTLPEDRCRPWSPEDPHLYRVRIELLDADGATVDRAECTAGLRSVAIDGKRLLLNGRPVFQRLVLDQGWYPDGLMTAPDDAALVRDIELSLAAGFNGARLHQKVFEERFLHHADRLGYLVWGEFGDWGSGTKHTTRDNQQPTAGFITQWLEAVERDYSHPSIVGWCPLNETHQELHDRQSVLDDVTRGMFLATKAADTSRPVLDASGYSHRVLETDVYDSHSYEQDPREFRRQMAGLDKDQPLINPDTRANPEKENTDAVWSVPYRGQPYFCSEFGGIWWNPEEAAAAAGDDRQVSWGYGQRPRTEEEFHERFAGLTAALLDDPLMFGYCYTQLTDVFQEQNGVYRFDRGEKLDVARLRAAQQRPAAFERPSGEEGR
- a CDS encoding family 43 glycosylhydrolase — protein: MTRRTSVTAKVVTALAGVLIATLPPAAQQATAGAAAHRPAASATYRNPVTSGVVDTFPDPTMIRGKDGYWYAYGTQNPVFQTKGETGERMLPILKSADMAHWSYAGEVFTPATQPAWHHGSRLWAPDIRYADGHYTLYYSVPGKDTVGVATAPTPTGPWTDRGAVLADDSGCATGDIDQAQFTDVGGQPYLYWGSYDTICVAKMNDDRTRVEGTVTEVAQGRRMEGGFVVRRDGYYYLFYSDAGCCDGAYSGYQVKVGRATSPTGPFTDDQGVDLMTATSKGGVVLSAGGNGWIGPGHNALQTDLSGQDWLVYHAIPADDPDLDLVPGIDRQLSRRPMLIDRLDWIDGWPVVRAGAGPSQGAQRAPVTSPAAGGTFNDGSLKGWHGTGGSGTGGWTVGHERDARGFATLGQNATGPAYLVSDRSAPAARRAEADLRVPSATGAAGLLAAYTGPDDYVVAWLDRKRDALVTDVRVAGRDVGTRTTPLPPDFAWDTWHNVTAEIRGTRMTVEVSADRLRDAVATQERPLPARAVRSGPVGVAARGAGAAADNVAATALYTPVTDRVPDPGPGRLLPAYSDDFGSTAVPGTTADSPWSWVRGPAPGVTMADGALSWPTQGGELHLGTNTASVLTRDAPRGDYTVQTRLRFDPGRSNQQAGMVLYGTDDRYVKLVHAVLPVSHTDGKLTHVTEFAKEGERPTTTPPTPVAYGPMFGGPPAGTLWMRLSYHADTARDETEVRAATSTDGVHWVRTGVWTLPTVSKLRIGLVAQNTEGAVARFDYVRTYRG
- a CDS encoding sulfatase-like hydrolase/transferase, translating into MNLLFLMTDQHRVDTLGCYGNPHVATPNLDRLAATGTRFDRFYTPTAICTPARASLLTGQAPFRHRLLANYERNVGYLEDLREDAFTFPGALAERDYQLGLVGKWHVGTHRNAASYGFDGPDLPGWHNPVDHPDYLAYLEERGLPPYRISDLVRGTTPNGNPGNLLAARLQQPVEATFEHYLATRAIEQLDKYAADGRPFYLATHFFGPHLPYLLPDEYYDMYDPALVELPPSIAETFEGKPPVQRNYSAHWTFDTMPIEVTRKLIAVYWGYVTLIDEQIGRILTRLDELGLTDDTSVFFTADHGEFTGAHRLHDKGPAMYEDIYRIPGIIRVPGQEPQVRQEFVSLTDCTATILELAGCDPSPATDSRSLLPLVRGEHPNWPQELLAEFHGHHFPYPQRMLREDRYKLVVNPESVNELYDLDADPHELSNRYEHPELAGVRRRMMRRLYDLLRERGDNFYHWMTPMYDIGALDYDPTLSSFESSEQEGARP